The Phacochoerus africanus isolate WHEZ1 unplaced genomic scaffold, ROS_Pafr_v1 Scaffold_32, whole genome shotgun sequence genome includes a window with the following:
- the LOC125119283 gene encoding olfactory receptor 5K3-like has protein sequence MTGDNQSLTIEFVLTGFTDLPELRTILFLVFLAIYIITMAGNLGLVALICTEHRLHTPMYIFLGNLALMDSCCSCAITPKMLENFFSKNRIISLYECMAQWYFLCLAETADCFLLAAMACDCYVAICNPLLYHTLMSKKLCIKMTTGAFIAGNLHSMIHVGFLFRLTFCRSHQINHFFCDILPLYRLSCVDPYLNELIFIFSGSIQTLTITIVIISYLFILFTIFTMKSNKGRGKALSTCASHFLSVSIFYGSLLFMYIQPNSVNEEDKDLPLAIFYTLVIPLVNPFIYSLRNKEIINVIKK, from the coding sequence ATGACTGGGGATAACCAATCCTTGACAATAGAGTTTGTCCTCACAGGATTTACAGATCTCCCAGAGCTGAGGACCATTCTGTTTCTCGTGTTCCTTGCAATCTATATCATCACCATGGCGGGAAACCTTGGTCTGGTGGCATTAATATGTACAGAGCATCGTCTTCACACCCCAATGTACATCTTTCTGGGCAACCTCGCTCTGATGGATTCCTGTTGTTCCTGTGCCATTACCCCAAAGATGCTAGAGAATTTCTTCTCTAAGAATAGAATCATTTCCCTCTACGAATGCATGGCACAGTGGTATTTCCTCTGCCTAGCTGAAACTGCAGACTGTTTTCTCTTGGCAGCAATGGCCTGTGAttgctatgtggccatctgcaacccactgctATACCACACCTTGATGTCAAAGAAACTCTGTATTAAGATGACCACAGGAGCCTTCATAGCTGGTAACCTGCACTCCATGATTCATGTCGGATTTCTGTTTAGGTTAACTTTCTGTAGGTCTCATCAAATCAACCACTTCTTTTGTGATATTCTTCCATTATACAGACTCTCCTGTGTTGACCCTTATCTCAATGAattgatatttatcttttctgggtCAATTCAAACCTTGACTATTACAATAGTAATAATCTCTTACCTTTTCATCCTCTTCACAATTTTCACAATGAAATCCAACAAGGGAAGAGGCAAAGCCTTATCTACTTGTGCATCccactttctctctgtctcaATATTCTATGGATCTCTTCTCTTCATGTACATTCAACCAAATTCAGTTAACGAAGAAGACAAAGATTTACCCCTTGCTATTTTTTATACTCTAGTTATTCCCTTAGTAAATCCTTTCATTTACAgtctaagaaataaagaaataatcaatgtcataaaaaaatga